GGAGGGATAAAAGGATCGTTGCCGTCTCATGGAGCTGAACAATTCGATAATGACACCCCGCAGGGAAGGAAACAAAGATCAACGTTCTTTAACTACTATATTTTCTGCCTTGCGTGTGGAGCTCTGTTAGCAGTCACACTTGTGGTGTGGATTGAAGATAATAAAGGTTGGGAATGGGGTTTCGGAATCTCAACTGTGGCGATATTTTTGTCAATCCCAATCTTTTTGTTCGGCTCAGCACGGTATAGGAATAAGGTTCCCACTGGAAGCCCACTTACAACCATAATCAAGGTAAATTCTTTAAGGATATCCTCAACTTTCTAAAATAGTTGCTTCTGCTGTTATCCCTTTCTTTCTTGTCACAACTCAAAAGCCATTTCCAAAATTTTAGTTTTTCGTAGTTGACTGCTATGTCTGATTTTGGTAGGTCTTGGCAGCAGCAATGTTCAACAACTGTAGGAGTCCAAGTAATGCAGTTGCAAGCATGGTAGCTAGCCCTAACTATGCAACTAAAACAAGTAAAGCAGCAGAAGAGGAAACATTTGATGTACCAAGTAATAGTCTAAAGTTTCTTAACAGAGCAGTAACAAACAAACCTGCTCATCCAGCACTTGAATGCACCTTAGAACAGGTAGAAGAGGTGAAAATCGTCTTCAGAGTCCTTCCAATCTTTGCCTGCACAATCATGCTCAATTGTTGTTTAGCGCAACTTTCGACCTTCTCTGTACAACAAGCAGCCACCATGAACACTAAGCTTGGCACCTTGACGGTCCCACCGGCTTCCCTCCCTGTGTTCCCGGTTCTCTTCATCATGCTGCTCGCACCACTTTACAATCATGTAATTGTTCCATTTGcaagaaaaatgaccaaaacagaGATGGGTGTTTCTCATCTGCAACGTATCGGTATAGGGTTGTTTTTGTCTATTGTCGCAATGGCGGTGGCAGCTTTAGTTGAAGTCAGGCGAAAACGAGTGGCGACCCATTCAGGTCTACTGAACTCTGACGAGCCATTGCCCATCACTTTCTTCTGGGTGGCATTGCAGTACTTGTTTCTTGGTTCAGCTGATCTGTTTACCTTGGCTGGATTACTTGAATTTTTCTTCACTGAAGCTCCTGCAAGTATGAGATCATTGGCTACAGCCCTAACATGGGCTTCATTGGCAATGGGATATTACCTGAGTTCTGGACTCGTTTCAATTGTGAGCAGTGTTACAGGGACATCAGGGCACACAAGATGGCTCTCTGGTTCCAACTTGAATCAATACCATCTCGACAGATTTTACTGGCTCATGTGTGTTTTAAGTGGTCTAAATTTCGTGCACTATCTCTTCTGGGCGAACCGCTACAAATACAGATCGACACAACAGAGTACATAAATGAAGCTTTCTAATGTCAAAAGAAATAGAAATTAAGCTGTACTTACCTTTTTAATCATGGATGCTGCCTTCAGAGTCCTCGGAATCCTGTCGAGAGTAGAGTGTAGATATAGGTGATAATCAAGGATGTTATACCTTTTGGCAGCCAGCTTAGTGTCCTGGGTCTTAAGGCCCATCTTTTGTACTAACCAGTTCTCTTATAAAAACAAATACTCCTGGGTTGATATTCTCTTTCGTTTTAATGCAATTTTTGCAGATATATTACAATttatttaaagaagtagaatATCAAGATGAACTGGTATAGAGACTGCTTACTGATGACGCAGTCTCCTTCTCCACCCGATTTATACAAATACTCAACTGTTCATTTTCCGCCATGATCCGTGACAGACAAATTCCTATCAAACAGATGATTGGAACCCCTAAAATCATATTCATGGTAGTTCTGTTATCTTATACAATATTGCTGCGATTGTACTGAAGacacaaaaaaggaaagaaaaaagatcTACTGAAACCAGGGGGGCTGGTgtttaaaacaaaaacaaagtacTCCAGAGATTCATCTAGTGTGACCTATTTCGTGAGTATATATGCAGAACCTCCCCGGTCCTTAATTTACTAAGACGTACTTCCAACGATGACCTTTGCTGAAATGGAACTGGACTGCGTTGATTTTTGTTCACGATGGCCATTGCTGAATACCTAGTACCCATACCAATTGGTGTTTTATCTTCAGGTCCCTCCCAGAATGGAGCTTCTCCATCTCCTACTAGCTGCCAGTACCCGTTCCTCAGAGACTCAGCTTGCTCATCCGTGCAATTTTGTAGCAGCGCTTCAACTCGAAAGTTGATACCAAGAGAACCCAAGAACTGAGATTGAGATATTGGACCATGGACGGAAACATCTTCTGTAAAATGTTGGAAGATTTCAAAAGGTAAGATTTTCCATGGTGCAAGCAATTTATGTATCTAGACTACAGTACATACAGCAAGAGAAAACCTGAAGCTTCTTTTGCGGAATTCCTGATGGAGGCAAAGTCAACATAAGCACTAAGATCGGCAGAACCGGGATCATCAAGTATATCAACAAATGTGTGCTTCCGAATAGCCTGTATCCAAGAATGCTCTAGATTTAGTATATTATTAAGTTTAAGAAAGGTTTTCACAAATAAATGAGACCATGATGAATAGATTTCCAACTGTGCAGGTATCACTTCCTACAGAAGTGGGAACTCATAATAAGTCTTATCAGTAACTCaattatatcagaagaaaattgATAACTCGTGTTACCTCTATCTGAAACTATTCCATCTGAGCCATAATCGATTATGAGAGCCCCCCAACCATCAGAACCAATTCTCTTAGCAATTACCTGGGTCAAATCCATCCCCTTTgggcagatttctatttgatcaaGCTTAGCAATATCTTCTTTTGTGGCCCCATGTACACCGTGTCATCACATAGAGGGTTGCTGGTGTAGGCTGTTGAGATAGAACAAAGCGAAATCTGAACAATATAAATGGGATCAAAAAATTCTTGCAGGAATATAGTCGTTATAACAGCAAAAGATTCTTACGATGCGTCATCTGCAACATCAACCATCTTTTCACACCAGCCACGTGAAGCCCTCTGTAGATGATGTAAGAAATAgaaaatgaattaacttttctcATGAAGCACACTGGCCATGTTATTTATTGCTCATGATTCTAACAGTTTAAAGTTTTATTACAGGTGACAGTTAACATTGATATAATCAGGTCAACCATAAACAAATTGTTTTATAAGGAAAGAGCCAATTGAATATCCTTTGAAAATGAAATAGCTGGGGACTAACCAGGAATTGATGAACAGGCAAAGCATCATAAAATTCATGGCCGATAATGATTGTTGGCACTGAAAGAAATGTTAAAGTCAAGCACGTAGTCAATTGAATGATAAGGAAGAATGAGAAACTGGTGGAGAAGTGAAAGGAAAGGCATCAATGTTACTAATGCGTGAATCTTGGCGTCAGGCATGCACAAGACGAAAAACTACATTCTTCATTGGACTTGATCTTTTACGTGAGTGTTTCATTTGCTACTCTTCCATCAAAATTTTACATTCCCAGAATATGCAAGGAGAACAGTTAAGCAGACAATTTACTCAAATGCATAAATCAGAGCTGCGAAAGAACTCCATACATCCGAATGGAACCT
The sequence above is a segment of the Papaver somniferum cultivar HN1 unplaced genomic scaffold, ASM357369v1 unplaced-scaffold_125, whole genome shotgun sequence genome. Coding sequences within it:
- the LOC113331439 gene encoding protein NRT1/ PTR FAMILY 4.6-like; this encodes MMEEGHKLVAWEGYVDWRGKPALRGQHGGMVASSFVLVVEVLENLAYLANSSNLVMYLSKFIHLSPSKSANNVTNFMGTAFLLALLGGFLSDTFFTTYHIYLISAAIEFLGLVLLTVQARSPSLKPPSCSDSCNEVSGGQAAMLFGGLYLIALGVGGIKGSLPSHGAEQFDNDTPQGRKQRSTFFNYYIFCLACGALLAVTLVVWIEDNKGWEWGFGISTVAIFLSIPIFLFGSARYRNKVPTGSPLTTIIKVLAAAMFNNCRSPSNAVASMVASPNYATKTSKAAEEETFDVPSNSLKFLNRAVTNKPAHPALECTLEQVEEVKIVFRVLPIFACTIMLNCCLAQLSTFSVQQAATMNTKLGTLTVPPASLPVFPVLFIMLLAPLYNHVIVPFARKMTKTEMGVSHLQRIGIGLFLSIVAMAVAALVEVRRKRVATHSGLLNSDEPLPITFFWVALQYLFLGSADLFTLAGLLEFFFTEAPASMRSLATALTWASLAMGYYLSSGLVSIVSSVTGTSGHTRWLSGSNLNQYHLDRFYWLMCVLSGLNFVHYLFWANRYKYRSTQQST